One part of the Musa acuminata AAA Group cultivar baxijiao chromosome BXJ1-5, Cavendish_Baxijiao_AAA, whole genome shotgun sequence genome encodes these proteins:
- the LOC103983683 gene encoding glutamate receptor 3.4-like isoform X3, with protein sequence MRFCKQRNLPISSRKKNSSFPVLQAYKGILPLQRRHAILSFPLGFFFFWQKERSNSFGGILSHVVSKTMASMSPLFMIWFLVGLSGAVVELGDGTTKPGMVNVGVLFTFNSTIGKAAMVGIELAIEDVNADSTILAGTRLNVIAQDTNCSGFVGTIEALRLMEKKVVAVVGPQSSGIGHVISHVVTELHVPLLSFAATDPTLSPLEHPYFFRTTHSDYFQMNAIADLVEHFGWREVTAIFVDDDYGRGGVIALGDALAKKRSRISYKAGFPPNAGPTAINDLLVRVNLMESRVFVVHVNPDTGMNVFSLAKNMGMMATGYVWIATDWLASTLDSVVQPDPNAMSLLQGAIILRHHTPDSASKRRFTARWNAMIRAGNASSGLNSYGLYAYDSLWVVARAIDRFLSAGNTINFSADPRLHEANGSTLHFSTLRIFDGGESLLQLLLLTNFTGLTGQIEFDSERNLIRPSYDILNIGGGPRLIGYWSNYSGLSVIAPEILYQQPPNTSTTSQQQLFGVVWPGETTAPPRGWVFPNDGKPLRIGVPNRASFKEFVTNSSNSDDLGGFCIDVFNAAIKLLPYPVPCSFVLIGDGSRNPNYDEIVNMVARNELDAAVGDIAIVRNRIKIVDFTQPYTESGLVIVTRVRESSSSAWAFLKPFTLEMWCATGAFFLVVGAAVWILEHRENPEFRGTPKQQIATMFWFSFSTMFFVHRENTVSTLGRFVLIVWLFVVLIINSSYTASLTSILTVQQLSSGITGLDSLLSTSDPIGYQEGKFARNYMIEELNIPESRLKPLNSPEEYAKALELGPKGGGVAAIVDEIPYVEILLSVYCHFRIVGPEFTKNGWGFAFQRDSPLAVDLSTAILTLSENGDLQRIHDKWLSRTECSSQDTDLEANRLSLRSFWGLFLLSGIVCVLALIVYIIKTCCQYSKFSSTEAGKSKENVEVSSNRMDPKLSKLKSFKNLMHFVDTKEEEIDKVIKRRLSDKQQQQGASTSDNGPSTSHA encoded by the exons ATGCGATTCTGCAAGCAGCGCAATCTTCCGATATCTTCGAGAAAGAAAAACAGTTCTTTTCCTGTTCTCCAAGCTTATAAAGGGATTCTCCCACTGCAGAGGCGGCATGCAATCCTTTCCTTCccattaggttttttttttttttggcaaaaggAG AGAAGCAACTCTTTCGGGGGGATACTTTCGCATGTTGTGTCCAAGACGATGGCCAGCATGTCTCCGCTGTTCATGATATGGTTCTTGGTTGGCCTTAGTGGCGCGGTGGTTGAGCTTGGCGATGGAACCACCAAGCCTGGCATGGTGAATGTGGGTGTTCTTTTCACCTTTAATTCTACCATCGGAAAGGCAGCCATGGTTGGGATCGAGCTAGCAATAGAAGACGTCAATGCAGACTCCACGATCCTTGCAGGGACCCGGCTGAATGTGATCGCACAGGACACAAACTGCAGCGGCTTTGTTGGAACGATCGAAG CCTTACGACTGATGGAGAAGAAGGTGGTGGCAGTCGTCGGTCCGCAGTCCTCCGGCATCGGCCATGTCATCTCCCACGTCGTCACCGAGCTCCATGTCCCTCTCTTATCCTTCGCCGCCACCGATCCAACCCTCTCCCCACTGGAGCACCCCTACTTCTTCCGAACAACTCACAGCGACTACTTCCAGATGAACGCCATCGCCGACCTCGTCGAACACTTCGGCTGGCGAGAGGTGACCGCCATCTTCGTCGACGACGACTACGGCAGGGGCGGCGTGATAGCACTCGGCGACGCGCTCGCCAAGAAGCGTTCCAGGATCTCATACAAAGCTGGCTTCCCTCCCAACGCTGGCCCGACCGCGATCAATGACTTGCTGGTGAGAGTCAATCTCATGGAGTCTCGCGTCTTCGTCGTGCATGTCAACCCTGACACCGGCATGAACGTCTTCTCCCTCGCCAAGAATATGGGGATGATGGCCACCGGATACGTGTGGATCGCCACAGATTGGCTTGCTTCCACTCTGGATTCGGTCGTGCAACCAGATCCCAACGCCATGAGCCTCCTCCAAGGCGCCATTATTCTTCGCCACCACACACCGGATTCAGCTTCCAAGAGGCGATTCACAGCTCGGTGGAACGCCATGATTCGCGCAGGAAACGCTTCGTCCGGCTTGAACAGCTACGGCCTCTACGCTTACGATTCACTCTGGGTGGTTGCTCGTGCCATCGATCGATTTCTAAGTGCAGGAAACACCATCAACTTCTCTGCAGATCCTCGCTTGCACGAAGCCAATGGCAGCACTCTGCACTTCTCGACGCTGCGTATTTTCGACGGAGGCGAAAGCTTGCTTCAGCTGCTGCTGCTCACAAACTTCACCGGATTGACAGGCCAAATCGAGTTCGATTCGGAGAGAAATCTCATCCGACCATCTTATGACATCCTCAACATAGGCGGAGGACCTCGATTGATCGGATACTGGTCCAATTACTCTGGTCTCTCGGTTATTGCTCCTGAGATCTTATACCAGCAGCCACCGAACACTTCCACCACGAGCCAGCAGCAGCTTTTCGGTGTCGTGTGGCCCGGCGAAACGACGGCGCCGCCGCGTGGTTGGGTGTTCCCCAACGATGGCAAGCCTCTCAGGATCGGAGTTCCGAACCGAGCGAGCTTCAAGGAGTTCGTGACCAACAGTTCCAACTCCGACGATCTCGGTGGCTTCTGCATCGATGTGTTCAATGCTGCAATCAAGCTGCTGCCTTACCCGGTTCCTTGCTCGTTTGTGCTGATCGGAGACGGTTCTAGGAATCCAAATTACGACGAAATCGTCAACATGGTCGCTCGAAAT GAGCTCGATGCTGCTGTAGGGGACATTGCAATCGTGAGGAACAGAATCAAGATCGTGGATTTCACGCAGCCATACACCGAATCAGGACTCGTTATAGTCACTCGAGTTCGGGAGAGCAGCTCAAGTGCTTGGGCCTTCCTGAAGCCATTCACGTTGGAGATGTGGTGCGCCACCGGAGCTTTCTTCCTCGTTGTGGGTGCAGCCGTTTGGATTCTCGAGCACAGAGAGAACCCCGAGTTCCGCGGCACTCCGAAACAACAGATCGCAACCATGTTCTG GTTTAGCTTTTCGACGATGTTTTTCGTGCACA GAGAGAACACGGTGAGCACACTCGGGCGATTCGTGCTGATCGTGTGGCTATTTGTGGTCCTAATCATCAACTCAAGCTACACAGCCAGCTTAACGTCGATCCTCACAGTTCAGCAGCTGTCTTCGGGGATTACAGGCCTCGACAGCCTTCTCTCAACCTCCGACCCAATTGGCTACCAGGAGGGGAAGTTTGCAAGAAACTACATGATAGAGGAGCTCAACATTCCGGAATCCAGGCTGAAGCCATTGAACTCCCCTGAAGAGTATGCTAAAGCTCTCGAGCTTGGACCAAAAGGTGGTGGTGTCGCAGCCATAGTCGATGAGATTCCTTacgttgagatcttgctctccgtcTACTGCCACTTCAGAATAGTGGGCCCAGAATTCACCAAAAATGGATGGGGATTC GCATTCCAGAGAGACTCTCCTCTCGCAGTTGACTTGTCTACTGCAATCCTGACACTGTCCGAGAATGGTGATCTCCAAAGAATCCATGACAAGTGGCTATCGCGAACTGAATGTTCTTCGCAAGATACCGACCTAGAAGCCAACCGGCTAAGTCTCAGGAGCTTCTGgggtctcttcctcctctccggcATCGTGTGCGTTCTTGCTCTCATCGTCTACATCATCAAGACATGCTGTCAGTACAGCAAGTTTAGCAGCACAGAGGCTGGCAAATCCAAGGAAAATGTCGAGGTAAGCAGCAACCGAATGGATCCCAAACTTAGCAAGTTAAAGAGCTTCAAGAACTTGATGCACTTCGTCGATACCAAGGAAGAAGAGATTGATAAGGTGATCAAGAGGAGACTGAGTgacaaacaacaacaacaaggtgCTTCTACTTCAGATAATGGGCCTTCTACGTCACATGCGTAG
- the LOC103983683 gene encoding glutamate receptor 3.4-like isoform X1: MRFCKQRNLPISSRKKNSSFPVLQAYKGILPLQRRHAILSFPLGFFFFWQKEVSDLFLLSHLTNISCLQSFLLADLPSSLFCCIKISFQRSNSFGGILSHVVSKTMASMSPLFMIWFLVGLSGAVVELGDGTTKPGMVNVGVLFTFNSTIGKAAMVGIELAIEDVNADSTILAGTRLNVIAQDTNCSGFVGTIEALRLMEKKVVAVVGPQSSGIGHVISHVVTELHVPLLSFAATDPTLSPLEHPYFFRTTHSDYFQMNAIADLVEHFGWREVTAIFVDDDYGRGGVIALGDALAKKRSRISYKAGFPPNAGPTAINDLLVRVNLMESRVFVVHVNPDTGMNVFSLAKNMGMMATGYVWIATDWLASTLDSVVQPDPNAMSLLQGAIILRHHTPDSASKRRFTARWNAMIRAGNASSGLNSYGLYAYDSLWVVARAIDRFLSAGNTINFSADPRLHEANGSTLHFSTLRIFDGGESLLQLLLLTNFTGLTGQIEFDSERNLIRPSYDILNIGGGPRLIGYWSNYSGLSVIAPEILYQQPPNTSTTSQQQLFGVVWPGETTAPPRGWVFPNDGKPLRIGVPNRASFKEFVTNSSNSDDLGGFCIDVFNAAIKLLPYPVPCSFVLIGDGSRNPNYDEIVNMVARNELDAAVGDIAIVRNRIKIVDFTQPYTESGLVIVTRVRESSSSAWAFLKPFTLEMWCATGAFFLVVGAAVWILEHRENPEFRGTPKQQIATMFWFSFSTMFFVHRENTVSTLGRFVLIVWLFVVLIINSSYTASLTSILTVQQLSSGITGLDSLLSTSDPIGYQEGKFARNYMIEELNIPESRLKPLNSPEEYAKALELGPKGGGVAAIVDEIPYVEILLSVYCHFRIVGPEFTKNGWGFAFQRDSPLAVDLSTAILTLSENGDLQRIHDKWLSRTECSSQDTDLEANRLSLRSFWGLFLLSGIVCVLALIVYIIKTCCQYSKFSSTEAGKSKENVEVSSNRMDPKLSKLKSFKNLMHFVDTKEEEIDKVIKRRLSDKQQQQGASTSDNGPSTSHA; this comes from the exons ATGCGATTCTGCAAGCAGCGCAATCTTCCGATATCTTCGAGAAAGAAAAACAGTTCTTTTCCTGTTCTCCAAGCTTATAAAGGGATTCTCCCACTGCAGAGGCGGCATGCAATCCTTTCCTTCccattaggttttttttttttttggcaaaaggAGGTTTCAGATCTCTTTCTGCTTTCTCATCTCACAAACATTTCCTGTCTCCAATCCTTTCTTTTAGCTGACTTACCTTCTTCTCTTTTCTGCTGCATAAAAATTTCATTTCAGAGAAGCAACTCTTTCGGGGGGATACTTTCGCATGTTGTGTCCAAGACGATGGCCAGCATGTCTCCGCTGTTCATGATATGGTTCTTGGTTGGCCTTAGTGGCGCGGTGGTTGAGCTTGGCGATGGAACCACCAAGCCTGGCATGGTGAATGTGGGTGTTCTTTTCACCTTTAATTCTACCATCGGAAAGGCAGCCATGGTTGGGATCGAGCTAGCAATAGAAGACGTCAATGCAGACTCCACGATCCTTGCAGGGACCCGGCTGAATGTGATCGCACAGGACACAAACTGCAGCGGCTTTGTTGGAACGATCGAAG CCTTACGACTGATGGAGAAGAAGGTGGTGGCAGTCGTCGGTCCGCAGTCCTCCGGCATCGGCCATGTCATCTCCCACGTCGTCACCGAGCTCCATGTCCCTCTCTTATCCTTCGCCGCCACCGATCCAACCCTCTCCCCACTGGAGCACCCCTACTTCTTCCGAACAACTCACAGCGACTACTTCCAGATGAACGCCATCGCCGACCTCGTCGAACACTTCGGCTGGCGAGAGGTGACCGCCATCTTCGTCGACGACGACTACGGCAGGGGCGGCGTGATAGCACTCGGCGACGCGCTCGCCAAGAAGCGTTCCAGGATCTCATACAAAGCTGGCTTCCCTCCCAACGCTGGCCCGACCGCGATCAATGACTTGCTGGTGAGAGTCAATCTCATGGAGTCTCGCGTCTTCGTCGTGCATGTCAACCCTGACACCGGCATGAACGTCTTCTCCCTCGCCAAGAATATGGGGATGATGGCCACCGGATACGTGTGGATCGCCACAGATTGGCTTGCTTCCACTCTGGATTCGGTCGTGCAACCAGATCCCAACGCCATGAGCCTCCTCCAAGGCGCCATTATTCTTCGCCACCACACACCGGATTCAGCTTCCAAGAGGCGATTCACAGCTCGGTGGAACGCCATGATTCGCGCAGGAAACGCTTCGTCCGGCTTGAACAGCTACGGCCTCTACGCTTACGATTCACTCTGGGTGGTTGCTCGTGCCATCGATCGATTTCTAAGTGCAGGAAACACCATCAACTTCTCTGCAGATCCTCGCTTGCACGAAGCCAATGGCAGCACTCTGCACTTCTCGACGCTGCGTATTTTCGACGGAGGCGAAAGCTTGCTTCAGCTGCTGCTGCTCACAAACTTCACCGGATTGACAGGCCAAATCGAGTTCGATTCGGAGAGAAATCTCATCCGACCATCTTATGACATCCTCAACATAGGCGGAGGACCTCGATTGATCGGATACTGGTCCAATTACTCTGGTCTCTCGGTTATTGCTCCTGAGATCTTATACCAGCAGCCACCGAACACTTCCACCACGAGCCAGCAGCAGCTTTTCGGTGTCGTGTGGCCCGGCGAAACGACGGCGCCGCCGCGTGGTTGGGTGTTCCCCAACGATGGCAAGCCTCTCAGGATCGGAGTTCCGAACCGAGCGAGCTTCAAGGAGTTCGTGACCAACAGTTCCAACTCCGACGATCTCGGTGGCTTCTGCATCGATGTGTTCAATGCTGCAATCAAGCTGCTGCCTTACCCGGTTCCTTGCTCGTTTGTGCTGATCGGAGACGGTTCTAGGAATCCAAATTACGACGAAATCGTCAACATGGTCGCTCGAAAT GAGCTCGATGCTGCTGTAGGGGACATTGCAATCGTGAGGAACAGAATCAAGATCGTGGATTTCACGCAGCCATACACCGAATCAGGACTCGTTATAGTCACTCGAGTTCGGGAGAGCAGCTCAAGTGCTTGGGCCTTCCTGAAGCCATTCACGTTGGAGATGTGGTGCGCCACCGGAGCTTTCTTCCTCGTTGTGGGTGCAGCCGTTTGGATTCTCGAGCACAGAGAGAACCCCGAGTTCCGCGGCACTCCGAAACAACAGATCGCAACCATGTTCTG GTTTAGCTTTTCGACGATGTTTTTCGTGCACA GAGAGAACACGGTGAGCACACTCGGGCGATTCGTGCTGATCGTGTGGCTATTTGTGGTCCTAATCATCAACTCAAGCTACACAGCCAGCTTAACGTCGATCCTCACAGTTCAGCAGCTGTCTTCGGGGATTACAGGCCTCGACAGCCTTCTCTCAACCTCCGACCCAATTGGCTACCAGGAGGGGAAGTTTGCAAGAAACTACATGATAGAGGAGCTCAACATTCCGGAATCCAGGCTGAAGCCATTGAACTCCCCTGAAGAGTATGCTAAAGCTCTCGAGCTTGGACCAAAAGGTGGTGGTGTCGCAGCCATAGTCGATGAGATTCCTTacgttgagatcttgctctccgtcTACTGCCACTTCAGAATAGTGGGCCCAGAATTCACCAAAAATGGATGGGGATTC GCATTCCAGAGAGACTCTCCTCTCGCAGTTGACTTGTCTACTGCAATCCTGACACTGTCCGAGAATGGTGATCTCCAAAGAATCCATGACAAGTGGCTATCGCGAACTGAATGTTCTTCGCAAGATACCGACCTAGAAGCCAACCGGCTAAGTCTCAGGAGCTTCTGgggtctcttcctcctctccggcATCGTGTGCGTTCTTGCTCTCATCGTCTACATCATCAAGACATGCTGTCAGTACAGCAAGTTTAGCAGCACAGAGGCTGGCAAATCCAAGGAAAATGTCGAGGTAAGCAGCAACCGAATGGATCCCAAACTTAGCAAGTTAAAGAGCTTCAAGAACTTGATGCACTTCGTCGATACCAAGGAAGAAGAGATTGATAAGGTGATCAAGAGGAGACTGAGTgacaaacaacaacaacaaggtgCTTCTACTTCAGATAATGGGCCTTCTACGTCACATGCGTAG
- the LOC103983683 gene encoding glutamate receptor 3.4-like isoform X2 gives MRFCKQRNLPISSRKKNSSFPVLQAYKGILPLQRRHAILSFPLGFFFFWQKEVSDLFLLSHLTNISCLQSFLLADLPSSLFCCIKISFQRSNSFGGILSHVVSKTMASMSPLFMIWFLVGLSGAVVELGDGTTKPGMVNVGVLFTFNSTIGKAAMVGIELAIEDVNADSTILAGTRLNVIAQDTNCSGFVGTIEALRLMEKKVVAVVGPQSSGIGHVISHVVTELHVPLLSFAATDPTLSPLEHPYFFRTTHSDYFQMNAIADLVEHFGWREVTAIFVDDDYGRGGVIALGDALAKKRSRISYKAGFPPNAGPTAINDLLNMGMMATGYVWIATDWLASTLDSVVQPDPNAMSLLQGAIILRHHTPDSASKRRFTARWNAMIRAGNASSGLNSYGLYAYDSLWVVARAIDRFLSAGNTINFSADPRLHEANGSTLHFSTLRIFDGGESLLQLLLLTNFTGLTGQIEFDSERNLIRPSYDILNIGGGPRLIGYWSNYSGLSVIAPEILYQQPPNTSTTSQQQLFGVVWPGETTAPPRGWVFPNDGKPLRIGVPNRASFKEFVTNSSNSDDLGGFCIDVFNAAIKLLPYPVPCSFVLIGDGSRNPNYDEIVNMVARNELDAAVGDIAIVRNRIKIVDFTQPYTESGLVIVTRVRESSSSAWAFLKPFTLEMWCATGAFFLVVGAAVWILEHRENPEFRGTPKQQIATMFWFSFSTMFFVHRENTVSTLGRFVLIVWLFVVLIINSSYTASLTSILTVQQLSSGITGLDSLLSTSDPIGYQEGKFARNYMIEELNIPESRLKPLNSPEEYAKALELGPKGGGVAAIVDEIPYVEILLSVYCHFRIVGPEFTKNGWGFAFQRDSPLAVDLSTAILTLSENGDLQRIHDKWLSRTECSSQDTDLEANRLSLRSFWGLFLLSGIVCVLALIVYIIKTCCQYSKFSSTEAGKSKENVEVSSNRMDPKLSKLKSFKNLMHFVDTKEEEIDKVIKRRLSDKQQQQGASTSDNGPSTSHA, from the exons ATGCGATTCTGCAAGCAGCGCAATCTTCCGATATCTTCGAGAAAGAAAAACAGTTCTTTTCCTGTTCTCCAAGCTTATAAAGGGATTCTCCCACTGCAGAGGCGGCATGCAATCCTTTCCTTCccattaggttttttttttttttggcaaaaggAGGTTTCAGATCTCTTTCTGCTTTCTCATCTCACAAACATTTCCTGTCTCCAATCCTTTCTTTTAGCTGACTTACCTTCTTCTCTTTTCTGCTGCATAAAAATTTCATTTCAGAGAAGCAACTCTTTCGGGGGGATACTTTCGCATGTTGTGTCCAAGACGATGGCCAGCATGTCTCCGCTGTTCATGATATGGTTCTTGGTTGGCCTTAGTGGCGCGGTGGTTGAGCTTGGCGATGGAACCACCAAGCCTGGCATGGTGAATGTGGGTGTTCTTTTCACCTTTAATTCTACCATCGGAAAGGCAGCCATGGTTGGGATCGAGCTAGCAATAGAAGACGTCAATGCAGACTCCACGATCCTTGCAGGGACCCGGCTGAATGTGATCGCACAGGACACAAACTGCAGCGGCTTTGTTGGAACGATCGAAG CCTTACGACTGATGGAGAAGAAGGTGGTGGCAGTCGTCGGTCCGCAGTCCTCCGGCATCGGCCATGTCATCTCCCACGTCGTCACCGAGCTCCATGTCCCTCTCTTATCCTTCGCCGCCACCGATCCAACCCTCTCCCCACTGGAGCACCCCTACTTCTTCCGAACAACTCACAGCGACTACTTCCAGATGAACGCCATCGCCGACCTCGTCGAACACTTCGGCTGGCGAGAGGTGACCGCCATCTTCGTCGACGACGACTACGGCAGGGGCGGCGTGATAGCACTCGGCGACGCGCTCGCCAAGAAGCGTTCCAGGATCTCATACAAAGCTGGCTTCCCTCCCAACGCTGGCCCGACCGCGATCAATGACTTGCTG AATATGGGGATGATGGCCACCGGATACGTGTGGATCGCCACAGATTGGCTTGCTTCCACTCTGGATTCGGTCGTGCAACCAGATCCCAACGCCATGAGCCTCCTCCAAGGCGCCATTATTCTTCGCCACCACACACCGGATTCAGCTTCCAAGAGGCGATTCACAGCTCGGTGGAACGCCATGATTCGCGCAGGAAACGCTTCGTCCGGCTTGAACAGCTACGGCCTCTACGCTTACGATTCACTCTGGGTGGTTGCTCGTGCCATCGATCGATTTCTAAGTGCAGGAAACACCATCAACTTCTCTGCAGATCCTCGCTTGCACGAAGCCAATGGCAGCACTCTGCACTTCTCGACGCTGCGTATTTTCGACGGAGGCGAAAGCTTGCTTCAGCTGCTGCTGCTCACAAACTTCACCGGATTGACAGGCCAAATCGAGTTCGATTCGGAGAGAAATCTCATCCGACCATCTTATGACATCCTCAACATAGGCGGAGGACCTCGATTGATCGGATACTGGTCCAATTACTCTGGTCTCTCGGTTATTGCTCCTGAGATCTTATACCAGCAGCCACCGAACACTTCCACCACGAGCCAGCAGCAGCTTTTCGGTGTCGTGTGGCCCGGCGAAACGACGGCGCCGCCGCGTGGTTGGGTGTTCCCCAACGATGGCAAGCCTCTCAGGATCGGAGTTCCGAACCGAGCGAGCTTCAAGGAGTTCGTGACCAACAGTTCCAACTCCGACGATCTCGGTGGCTTCTGCATCGATGTGTTCAATGCTGCAATCAAGCTGCTGCCTTACCCGGTTCCTTGCTCGTTTGTGCTGATCGGAGACGGTTCTAGGAATCCAAATTACGACGAAATCGTCAACATGGTCGCTCGAAAT GAGCTCGATGCTGCTGTAGGGGACATTGCAATCGTGAGGAACAGAATCAAGATCGTGGATTTCACGCAGCCATACACCGAATCAGGACTCGTTATAGTCACTCGAGTTCGGGAGAGCAGCTCAAGTGCTTGGGCCTTCCTGAAGCCATTCACGTTGGAGATGTGGTGCGCCACCGGAGCTTTCTTCCTCGTTGTGGGTGCAGCCGTTTGGATTCTCGAGCACAGAGAGAACCCCGAGTTCCGCGGCACTCCGAAACAACAGATCGCAACCATGTTCTG GTTTAGCTTTTCGACGATGTTTTTCGTGCACA GAGAGAACACGGTGAGCACACTCGGGCGATTCGTGCTGATCGTGTGGCTATTTGTGGTCCTAATCATCAACTCAAGCTACACAGCCAGCTTAACGTCGATCCTCACAGTTCAGCAGCTGTCTTCGGGGATTACAGGCCTCGACAGCCTTCTCTCAACCTCCGACCCAATTGGCTACCAGGAGGGGAAGTTTGCAAGAAACTACATGATAGAGGAGCTCAACATTCCGGAATCCAGGCTGAAGCCATTGAACTCCCCTGAAGAGTATGCTAAAGCTCTCGAGCTTGGACCAAAAGGTGGTGGTGTCGCAGCCATAGTCGATGAGATTCCTTacgttgagatcttgctctccgtcTACTGCCACTTCAGAATAGTGGGCCCAGAATTCACCAAAAATGGATGGGGATTC GCATTCCAGAGAGACTCTCCTCTCGCAGTTGACTTGTCTACTGCAATCCTGACACTGTCCGAGAATGGTGATCTCCAAAGAATCCATGACAAGTGGCTATCGCGAACTGAATGTTCTTCGCAAGATACCGACCTAGAAGCCAACCGGCTAAGTCTCAGGAGCTTCTGgggtctcttcctcctctccggcATCGTGTGCGTTCTTGCTCTCATCGTCTACATCATCAAGACATGCTGTCAGTACAGCAAGTTTAGCAGCACAGAGGCTGGCAAATCCAAGGAAAATGTCGAGGTAAGCAGCAACCGAATGGATCCCAAACTTAGCAAGTTAAAGAGCTTCAAGAACTTGATGCACTTCGTCGATACCAAGGAAGAAGAGATTGATAAGGTGATCAAGAGGAGACTGAGTgacaaacaacaacaacaaggtgCTTCTACTTCAGATAATGGGCCTTCTACGTCACATGCGTAG